From Medicago truncatula cultivar Jemalong A17 chromosome 7, MtrunA17r5.0-ANR, whole genome shotgun sequence, a single genomic window includes:
- the LOC11429138 gene encoding MDIS1-interacting receptor like kinase 2: protein MLFLFSNLQSMKLLPFWLFLLTYFCAFTTATSTTSSRTIQNSEANNLLMWKASLDNQSQALLSSWSGNNSCNWFGISCKEDSISVSKVNLTNMGLKGTLESLNFSSLPNIQTLNISHNSLNGSISHHIGMLSKLTHLDLSFNLFSGTIPYEITHLISLQTIYLDNNVFSGSIPEEIGELRNLRELGISYANLTGTIPTSIGNLTLLSYLYLGGNNLYGNIPKELWNLNNLTFLRVELNKFNGSVLAQEIVKLHKIETLDLGGNSLSINGPILQEILKLGNLKYLSFFRCNVRGSIPFSIGKLANLSYLNLAHNPISGHLPMEIGKLRKLEYLYIFDNNLSGSIPVEIGELVKMKELKFNNNNLSGSIPREIGMLRNVVQMDLNNNSLSGEIPPTIGNLSNIQQLSFSLNNLNGKLPMGMNMLLSLENLQIFDNDFIGQLPHNICIGGNLKFLGALNNHFTGRVPKSLKNCSSIIRLRLDQNQLTGNITQDFSVYPNLNYIDLSENNFYGHLSSNWGKCQNLTSFIISHNNISGHIPPEIGRAPNLGILDLSSNHLTGKIPKELSNLSLSKLLISNNHLSGNIPVEISSLDELEILDLAENDLSGFITKQLANLPKVWNLNLSHNKLIGNIPVELGQFKILQSLDLSGNFLNGTIPSMLTQLKYLETLNISHNNLSGFIPSSFDQMLSLTSVDISYNQLEGPLPNIRAFRNATIEVLRNNKDLCGNVSGLEPCPTSSIESHHHHHTNKILLIVLPLIAVGTLMLILFCFKYSYNLFQTSNTNENQAGENIIVPENVFTIWNFDGKIVFENIVEATEDFDEKHLIGVGGHGSVYKAKLHTGQVVAVKKLHSVANGENPNLKSFTNEIQALTEIRHRNIVKLHGFCSHSQFSFLVYEFVEKGSLEKILKDDEEAIAFDWNKRVNVLKDVANALCYMHHDCSPPIVHRDISSKNILLDLEYVARVSDFGTAKLLDLNLTSSTSFACTFGYAAPELAYTTKVNEKCDVYSFGVLALETLFGKHPGDVISLWSTIGSTPDIMPLLDKRLPHPSNPIAEELVSIAMIAFTCLTESPQSRPAMDLVSKELAGFQGACNVKMVSHKKQKDPTY from the exons ATGCTATTCCTATTTTCAAACCTTCAGTCCATGAAGTTGTTACCCTTTTGGCTTTTTCTTTTGACTTATTTTTGTGCATTCACAACAGCTACTTCAACTACTTCATCAAGAACAATACAAAATAGTGAAGCAAATAATTTGTTGATGTGGAAAGCAAGCCTTGACAATCAAAGCCAAGCTTTGTTATCTTCATGGAGTGGCAATAATTCATGCAACTGGTTTGGAATTTCTTGTAAAGAAGATTCCATTTCTGTCTCTAAGGTAAATCTCACAAATATGGGATTGAAAGGTACGCTTGAAAGTCTTAACTTCTCATCACTTCCAAATATCCAAACCCTAAACATAAGTCACAATTCCTTAAATGGAAGTATTTCTCACCATATTGGAATGTTGTCCAAACTTACTCATCTTGATCTTAGTTTCAATCTTTTCTCAGGAACAATTCCATATGAAATAACACATTTGATTAGTCTTCAAACTATATATTTGGATAATAATGTTTTCAGTGGTTCCATTCCTGAAGAAATAGGTGAATTAAGAAATCTGAGAGAACTTGGTATCTCATATGCAAATCTCACAGGGACTATCCCAACTTCCATTGGGAATCTGACCTTGTTGTCATATTTGTATTTAGGAGGAAACAACCTTTATGGTAACATTCCAAAAGAACTTTGGAATTTGAACAACTTAACCTTCTTAAGAGttgaattaaataaattcaatgGGTCTGTTTTAGCTCAAgaaattgtgaagttgcatAAGATAGAGACTCTTGATCTTGGTGGTAATAGTCTTTCCATTAATGGTCCTATCCTCCAAGAAATTTTGAAGTTGGGAAATTTAAAATACCTTTCTTTTTTTCGATGCAATGTCAGAGGGTCTATTCCATTTTCTATAGGAAAGTTGGCCAACTtgtcatatttaaatttagCACACAACCCTATTTCTGGCCACCTTCCTATGGAAATTGGAAAGTTAAGGAAGCTAgaatatctatatatttttgacaataACTTATCTGGTAGTATTCCTGTGGAAATTGGGGAGTTGGTGAAAATGAAAGAGTTAAAGTTTAATAACAATAATCTTTCTGGTTCGATTCCTCGTGAAATTGGAATGTTGAGAAATGTTGTTCAAATGGATTTGAACAATAACTCTCTCTCAGGTGAAATCCCGCCGACAATTGGAAACTTAAGTAATATAcaacaactttcattttctctgaACAATCTCAATGGGAAACTACCAATGGGAATGAATATGCTTTTGAGTTTGGAAAATCTGCAAATATTTGATAATGACTTCATTGGTCAGCTGCCTCATAACATTTGCATTGGTgggaatttgaaatttttgggtGCTCTAAATAACCACTTCACCGGCCGAGTTCCTAAGAGTTTGAAGAATTGCTCTAGCATTATAAGACTTAGACTTGACCAAAACCAACTTACTGGAAATATAACACAAGATTTTAGTGTTTATCCAAATTTGAATTACATAGACTTAAGTGAAAACAATTTTTACGGACACCTTTCATCGAATTGGGGAAAGTGTCAAAACCTAACAAGCTTCATAATTTCCCATAATAATATATCAGGTCATATACCACCAGAAATAGGAAGGGCACCCAATTTGGGTATACTTGACTTATCTTCAAACCATCTCACAGGGAAAATTCCGAAGGAGTTAAGCAACTTGTCTTTGTCCAAACTTTTGATAAGCAACAACCATCTCTCCGGAAACATTCCTGTCGAAATATCATCCTTAGATGAGCTTGAGATCTTAGACCTTGCAGAAAATGATCTAAGTGGCTTCATCACAAAACAACTTGCAAATTTGCCTAAGGTATGGAACTTAAATTTGAGCCATAACAAATTGATAGGAAATATTCCTGTTGAATTGGGACAATTTAAAATCCTTCAAAGCCTTGATCTGAgtggaaattttttaaatggaacAATACCATCAATGCTTACACAGTTGAAATACTTGGAAACATTGAATATCTCACATAATAATCTTTCTGGCTTTATTCCCTCTAGCTTTGATCAAATGTTAAGCTTGACATCTGTTGATATATCATATAACCAATTGGAGGGTCCACTCCCCAACATTCGAGCTTTCAGAAACGCTACAATCGAAGTGTTGAGAAATAATAAAGACTTGTGTGGTAATGTCTCTGGCTTAGAGCCCTGCCCGACATCAAGCATTGaatctcatcatcatcatcatactAACAAAATCTTATTGATAGTTTTGCCCCTTATAGCTGTTGGAACTCTaatgttaatattattttgtttcaaatactCATATAATCTCTTCCAAACATCAAACACCAACGAAAACCAGGCTGGAGAGAACATCATTGTACCAGAAAATGTATTTACAATATGGAACTTTGATGGAAAAATTGTGTTTGAAAACATTGTGGAAGCCACAGAAGATTTTGATGAGAAACATCTAATTGGTGTTGGGGGGCATGGAAGTGTCTACAAAGCAAAGTTGCACACGGGCCAAGTAGTTGCTGTGAAAAAGCTCCATTCAGTGGCAAATGGTGAAAATCCCAATCTAAAATCTTTCACAAATGAAATCCAAGCTCTAACCGAAATTAGACATCGtaatattgtgaagttgcatggatTTTGCTCACATTCTCAgttttcatttttggtttatgagttcgTAGAGAAAGGTAGTTTGGAGAAAATTTTGAAGGATGATGAAGAAGCAATTGCGTTTGATTGGAACAAGAGAGTGAATGTCCTTAAAGATGTAGCTAATGCTTTATGCTACATGCATCATGATTGCTCGCCTCCAATTGTTCACAGAGATATATCAAGCAAGAATATTCTTCTGGATTTAGAATATGTGGCTCGTGTCTCGGACTTTGGAACAGCTAAGCTTCTTGATCTTAATTTAACTAGCTCAACCTCATTTGCATGCACATTTGGATATGCTGCTCCAG AACTTGCATACACAACAAAAGTGAATGAGAAGTGTGATGTGTATAGTTTCGGGGTATTAGCATTGGAAACACTTTTTGGAAAACATCCCGGAGATGTTATATCTTTATGGAGCACCATTGGATCTACACCTGATATTATGCCATTGTTGGACAAACGTCTCCCGCATCCTTCGAATCCCATTGCTGAGGAGTTAGTGTCGATTGCAATGATAGCTTTTACATGTTTGACTGAAAGTCCTCAATCTCGCCCTGCCATGGATCTGGTTTCAAAGGAGCTAGCAGGTTTCCAAGGAGCTTGTAATGTCAAAATGGTTTCACACAAAAAGCAAAAAGATCCTACTTATTGA